In the genome of Streptomyces globosus, one region contains:
- a CDS encoding DHA2 family efflux MFS transporter permease subunit, with protein MSADAAPPAERVDRGLLRIAFILVLGTFMATIDATIVSVGIDTLADEFGAGVAEVQWISTAYLLAVVAAVPASGWLADRFGGRRTWLAAVGVFLLGSALCALAWSATSLTVFRVLQGLGGGLLPATGQALLARVAGPGRTGRVISIVAVVPLLSPVLGPLAGGSLLAVAPWPWLFLVNLPIGAAAVVLARRHVPDIPPSDRRTAFDLRGALLLSPGLAVLVLGLTEAAHGRTLPSALAVAAGLAMLAAFTVHGLRTRRTPLVDPRLFARPPFGAAALALLVLGASVFGTTFLLPLYFQTGRALSPWEAGLLLAPQGLGAAAGSVLVNRTIDKTVPRTLAVSGIALIVAGTLPFTWLGHGLPDAAVASALVVRGVGMAMVGAPVMNIVYSRTEPQHLPRASGALNLLNTVGGSVGTAALAVVLQNRLAARGPDISRAFADTFWWVLGFCLLAAAGATRLPRTHVRKS; from the coding sequence ATGAGCGCGGACGCCGCCCCGCCGGCCGAGCGGGTCGACCGGGGACTGCTGCGGATCGCGTTCATCCTGGTCCTCGGCACCTTCATGGCGACGATCGACGCCACGATCGTCAGCGTCGGGATCGACACCCTGGCCGACGAGTTCGGGGCCGGCGTCGCCGAGGTCCAGTGGATCAGCACCGCCTACCTGCTGGCCGTCGTGGCCGCCGTGCCCGCGTCCGGCTGGCTCGCCGACCGGTTCGGCGGCCGCCGCACCTGGCTCGCCGCGGTGGGGGTGTTCCTGCTCGGCTCGGCGCTGTGCGCGCTCGCCTGGTCGGCGACCAGCCTGACCGTGTTCCGCGTACTCCAGGGCCTCGGCGGCGGGCTGCTGCCCGCCACCGGGCAGGCCCTCCTGGCCCGCGTCGCCGGCCCCGGCCGCACCGGGCGGGTGATCAGCATCGTCGCGGTCGTGCCGCTGCTGTCCCCCGTCCTCGGCCCGCTGGCCGGCGGTTCCCTCCTCGCGGTGGCACCCTGGCCGTGGCTGTTCCTCGTCAACCTGCCCATCGGTGCGGCGGCGGTGGTGCTCGCCCGCCGCCATGTGCCCGACATTCCGCCGTCGGACCGGCGGACCGCCTTCGACCTGCGCGGGGCGCTGCTGCTCTCGCCCGGCCTGGCCGTGCTGGTACTCGGACTGACCGAGGCGGCCCACGGCCGGACCCTCCCGTCCGCGCTCGCCGTGGCGGCAGGCCTGGCGATGCTGGCCGCCTTCACCGTGCACGGGCTGAGGACCCGCCGCACACCGCTCGTCGACCCGCGGCTGTTCGCCCGCCCGCCGTTCGGCGCCGCCGCACTGGCACTCCTGGTCCTGGGCGCGTCGGTCTTCGGGACGACGTTCCTGCTGCCGCTGTACTTCCAGACCGGCCGCGCGCTGTCGCCCTGGGAGGCCGGGCTGCTGCTCGCCCCCCAGGGCCTGGGCGCGGCGGCCGGGTCCGTCCTGGTCAACCGCACCATCGACAAAACCGTCCCGCGGACCCTGGCGGTCTCCGGCATCGCGCTGATCGTCGCCGGCACGCTCCCGTTCACCTGGCTCGGCCACGGACTCCCGGACGCCGCCGTCGCCTCGGCCCTCGTGGTCCGCGGCGTAGGGATGGCGATGGTCGGCGCGCCCGTCATGAACATCGTCTACAGCCGGACCGAGCCCCAGCACCTCCCACGGGCGTCCGGAGCGCTCAACCTGCTCAACACCGTCGGCGGCTCGGTCGGCACCGCGGCTCTCGCCGTGGTCCTCCAGAACCGGCTCGCCGCCCGAGGCCCGGACATCTCCCGGGCGTTCGCCGACACCTTCTGGTGGGTGCTCGGCTTCTGCCTGCTCGCCGCCGCCGGGGCCACCAGGCTGCCCCGTACCCACGTGAGGAAGTCATGA
- a CDS encoding 3-deoxy-7-phosphoheptulonate synthase — MTRPLPAPADAAAVRPLPTPADLATARPLPTPAELASAHPLPQAGAEAVARHRDTVAAVLARRDPRLLVVVGPCSVHDTAAALEYAALLADAAERLADDLVLVFRAYLEKPRTVTGWTGLLTSPSLDGRADLDGGLRLGRSFLTEAAATGLPLAYEFVDPALAPYVADTVSWAAIGARTVASQPHRHLASWLPMPVGMKNCVSGSTDTAIAAVQAAAHPHTLPGLSSDGRLTTLRSAGNPDAHLVLRGGPTPNHDRESIAKARSALAASGLPRRIVVDASHGNSGKDHNRQPAVVADLAGQITDGDPSLAGVMIESYLSDGRQDPHAPQPRPDVSVTDSCLGWSRTVPLLESLALASHRRSRGPGGWPAVRTGAVHVPDGP; from the coding sequence ATGACCCGTCCCCTCCCCGCACCGGCCGACGCCGCCGCGGTGCGCCCGCTGCCCACGCCGGCCGATCTCGCCACGGCCCGCCCGCTGCCCACGCCCGCCGAGCTGGCCTCGGCCCACCCCCTGCCCCAGGCGGGCGCCGAAGCCGTCGCCCGGCACCGCGACACCGTCGCCGCCGTCCTCGCCCGCCGGGACCCCCGCCTGCTCGTCGTCGTCGGGCCCTGCTCGGTCCACGACACCGCCGCCGCACTGGAGTACGCGGCGCTGCTCGCCGACGCCGCGGAGCGCCTCGCCGACGACCTGGTCCTCGTCTTCCGCGCCTACCTGGAGAAGCCCCGCACCGTCACTGGCTGGACCGGCCTGCTCACCTCCCCCTCCCTCGACGGCAGGGCCGACCTGGACGGGGGTCTGCGCCTCGGCCGGTCCTTCCTGACGGAGGCGGCCGCCACGGGCCTGCCCCTCGCGTACGAGTTCGTGGATCCCGCCCTCGCCCCGTACGTGGCGGACACGGTGTCGTGGGCCGCCATCGGCGCGCGCACCGTAGCCAGCCAGCCCCACCGCCACCTGGCCTCCTGGCTCCCCATGCCGGTCGGCATGAAGAACTGCGTCTCCGGCAGCACGGACACCGCGATCGCCGCAGTCCAGGCCGCAGCCCACCCGCACACCCTCCCCGGCCTCTCCTCCGACGGCCGCCTCACCACGCTCCGCAGCGCCGGAAACCCCGACGCCCACCTCGTCCTCCGCGGCGGTCCCACCCCGAACCACGACCGGGAGAGCATCGCGAAGGCCCGCTCGGCCCTCGCCGCATCCGGCCTCCCCCGGCGCATCGTGGTCGACGCCTCCCACGGCAACAGCGGCAAGGACCACAACCGCCAGCCGGCCGTGGTCGCCGACCTGGCCGGGCAGATCACCGACGGCGACCCCTCCCTGGCCGGCGTCATGATCGAGTCATACCTGTCCGACGGGAGACAGGACCCCCACGCCCCGCAGCCGCGCCCCGACGTGAGCGTCACCGACTCCTGCCTCGGCTGGTCCCGCACCGTCCCGCTGCTCGAAAGCCTGGCCCTGGCCTCCCACCGCCGGAGCCGGGGCCCGGGCGGGTGGCCGGCGGTGCGCACGGGCGCGGTGCACGTCCCGGACGGCCCGTGA